The genomic segment CTTCACCAACGGTGAGTCCCGCCTGCGATGTGGCGCCGCGTGACCTCTCGCCGCCGTGCGTTCAAAATCGAACGTGGGAACGTACATATACCTCAACGTCTCTCAAATCTCCACAGACAAGTACAACGACTTCATCGACGCCAATCGGATGGACACCACGTCGGACAGGTTAAAGACCATGAAGAAGCTGGTGCGTGTGGGTTTGTGTTCCGCGGATCCATCGGCCGTTTGGCCCgatgcgtgtgtgcatgttcaaCAGTGTCGTCCTTCCCTCTCGTAGATCCGCGACCTCCCGGATCACTACTACCACACGCTGAAGTTCCTGGTCGGTCACCTGAAGACCGTAGCGGACAGCTCGGATAAAAACAAGGTGCGTGCGAGGCTTTTAAACGTAATTTTTCAAAAGTGGAATCGTGGGGCCGCTAACGCCTCGCGTCTCCTGCCGCCCGACGCAGATGGAGCCTCGCAACCTGGCGCTGGTGTTCGGGCCGACTCTGGTTCGGACGTCCGAGGACAACATGAAGGACATGGTGACACACATGCCCGACCGCTACAAGATCGTGGAGACGCTCATCCAACACGTGAGagacgccacacacacacacacacacacacacacacacggttaaaaTTAGAAACACTTAAGAATTGTTTCTGTTATGCTGAACGTTTCTTTCTCCGCCATTTTCACAGTACATCTGGTTTTTCACTGAAGAGCTGGACAAGGATGAAAAGGTGCGTTTCCCTCGCTACTGTTCTatgtcacacagacaaacacagtcaTCCTTCACGTTGAGGAACTCTCGTCTGTGCTCCCTGAGAAAACTGTTGAGACGAGTCTTCTCGGGCACCGAGCGAGCTCGTCTCATCTACGGCAGGACGGAACAATCATGGAGCTGAAGTCTCACTCGACGGGTCGTAGTGGCGGGGAGACGACGACATCACTCTAAACTAAacacactacagagaccggggacgGGCAGACTGccttgggacgccgaacactgtcaacctgttgatctgtgtagcgaaccggaagtatattgagctcttatagtGAATACTTCCattttagctgagtctggcgaacaggactctgaattattccatttcactttATTTAGACTTGTACGTTAAGAACCTGCAGATTTGCACTGTGACGCactgatttaaagaaaaaacaaaaaggtgccAGCGAAAAGACAATTGTGCAAAATTGCAAACCTCAGTCAGATCTACTGGGAATATTTTAAACGCGGGTGTGAAATAACTTTGTTTGACACCTTTGCAAAATATTAAGATGAAGATTTAGTGCTTTGCAAAGGACAAAACGAAGGAgcagcaaaaagacaaaacacgcAAAAAAACCCGGCACGTTACGTATTCATGTGACACAACCGaacctgcatgcacacacctgcataccttcttttttttagaagtaACTCATTTTGAAAAGCGGTTATTCAAAAGCCCTTCAGTAAAAATTCATAAGCAGTTTAAGGAggaaacataaaatattatttccttctttttcttttttactgccACAGGCAGAGGATTCCCCTCGGTTCAGAACGTGTTGCACAATTGCTCCTGAAACATATTTTAGTCGAGGTTGAAGAGATGTCAGTCGGTCTCTCTTGTTGAATCAACAAGTTTTTACTTTTATGGATCCTCGTCCAGTAAAGTGCCTCAGTCTTTAACGTGGTGATGATAATTCCTAGAGtcagtgaaacaataaaaactcCCTGAGATTAAGTCATGAAGCCTGCATCTAAGATGAATTGTATTTTATAGCATGTTtgaatatatgtgtatatatatatatatattctaatattCTGAGTAATTATCACTGGCTAGCCTGCACCATCATTACCATCATTACACTATTTAATAAAGTCcaactgatatggattttttggagACTGATGCCAAAATTGGAGGTTGAAAAAGAATTCTGAatctatgaaataaaacatatttttaaactaaaaatgtaaacataaagttttttttccatgcaaaatgaaagttttcataCGTCTGATTTGTCTGATAAAGGATCATACCGACCGATTTTCCTCGGCCAAAAACGATAATATCCATCACACTTCATTTACTGTGAAAGATTAACGGAAGATTTGTGACGTGTGACCCTTTTTATCACACGGCGTGAGTGATTGTGCCGTTGGATTAAAACTACGGTCACTACAGTGACACTTGATCGTGGTTTAAAAAACAGCGATTCAGAGAAAACATCCAAACATCTACTCACAGGCCACATCTGTTGAACTGTTGATCCCTGCTTCTCTATTTTCCACATTACAAAGTCCGCAGCTGTTGCTGCACTTAATCGCTAAGGGGACGATGGACGGCGGTCGCCCGCTGGTTTAGGGGATCAGATCGCAGCCTTTTTCGTTGGTGCGTCGAACGTTCTCTGGTCATTTGATTCATACTTTCCCGTCCTGTTCCCCTCCAGACGCCGGTGGACACGGAGGACTTGCAGCCCGCCCCCAACATCGACCACCTGCTGTCCAACATCGGGAGGACGGCTCTGCTCGGGGAGGCCTCAGGTGAGGACGCTCGTTCACTGCTCGCTCCGACCCGAGCGCACCGATAGAATTCAGGGCCGCTGTAACCGGCAAGAAcccaaaaaagaaagtttgctCTCTGTTTTGCTGGAAGTAGGAAATTCCCATCTAGTGCGTCATAATTAGAAACCCGTGTGTTCCAGTGAACTGAGGGGGGGGGTCCATCTGTCAGACATCTCTCCTTCAAACTAAATACTAATTCCTCAGTTGTTGTTAATTCAGTTGTTTGGGTTCAAGTTTCAAGAAAAAGACACTTGATTGAACCCATAATTAGATATATTATAATGACAGATTGGTTTCATTAGTTCTCAATAATACAGTTCTGTGACTGGACACAActcatcatttaaaatgaagctCTTTGATAACTCgacgaaagaaaaagaagaagtttgtcCCACTTTAAAAAGCCTTGACGTCCGTAGCCACTCGGGAGTGTTTCCGTGTTTCGATAGCGTGCCGCTGCCttcacctcttctctcctctctgctgactctcttttttttcccccaaccccACGTTGCccatctttcactttctctgtaCCTTTTCTTTCTGCGTTTCCTTTCTCTTAGCTGAGCCTGTGGAGCAGCCACTGCGGTAGGATGGGAACTCCCATGGcaatacctgtgtgtgtgtgtgtgtgtgtgcatcacatTGTGAAAGTGaagtaatgagtgtgtgtgtgtccgtggtCTCCATTACCCTCCTGAACGTCGGTGTCTCCCTCTCAGTGTCAGAAGGACGTCGTCTGTGTACGAACATCACCTCAGCGTCTCCCCAGTCTGACTAatgaatcgtgtgtgtgtgtgtgtgtgtgtgtgcgtgtgtgtgatccgCTCATCGTACGGACAGTTTCAGCGTCAGTGTCGTCGTCCaatctcgcctcctcctccagctctcgtccCGGTGACATCAGACGTAAATGATCATCAAATCCCCAAATCCAAATCTCAAAAAGTGCCTCAACATGCTTTACAATCTGTACCGCATGTGACATCCTCTGTCCTCAGACCCTCCATTTCAATGAGGACAATATTCTTTCAAAGCAAAATCCAttcacagtccaaagacaaTTAGGAATTTAAACTAGAAGTATGTAATACTATGTAaacttttattgtacagaattaaaaaagggaaaggagagTTTATAAAACTACGTCTAATGCACTATTTTTCCTCAACAGCTGATCTGTAGATTATCTTTTCAGTTAATTCCCACGTTCACGGAGCTCAATGTGTCGACTACagactctttttgttttgtctaaaagaggagacaagacCTTAACaatgagaaaagcagcaaatcccgACATTGGACGAGATAAAACAGTTGAGTATTCATGCTCATGAAATGAACAATTAGTTACTGTCAAAAAGGAATTGATGGAAATTTTTACTGAGAAACTAATCAAATAATTAACTTATATGATATCAGGTCAAGTAGTTACAGTAGTACCATGAATGAGCGGAAAAACATAATGTCTGTATCATTAGCACCAGTGCTAAGCTGCATTTTGAAGAAAACTAATgtcttttacagtgtttttaatatattgtaTCTACGATATACAAAGAGATGGATTTTTACCACTGATGTTGATGGAACGTGAGAAACGACTCCACCTATAGAGCCCGTTAGGAAACAACAAGGACCCCTCCACGCCCGGGTTCCCCAAAAGAATAATATCCtacatcggtgtgtgtgtgtgtgtgtgtgtgtgtgtgtgtgtgtgtgtacagtacgtctgtgtttcttttcatacTGTCTACatattattttctgctttcacGCCTTCCCAGCGCTTCCATTTTCCACTGAttgatgtcatcagtgttttctcagtgatgtcatcagtgttttctcagtgatgtcatcagtgtgtgCCGTGGTTTGTCTAATGCAATTTTCAGCTCCcaacaccccccaaaaaaatcccccGCTTCCcccaatcatcatcatcgttcctcctcctcctcctcctcctcctcctcattccccCGGTGTGTGAATCAGCTGTCTTTGTCCTGGGGTCCGTCAGGGGGCAGAGGGGCACAGGGGACGACAAGTTATTATCAAATTTAGTGGAGGAATTGGTCttttagctgctgctgcacttctGAAACAGGAAGCGTGACGTGTGTCGTGACACCGGGTACACCTGAGTCAGTGACGTCGCAGCGGGTGTTTCCCCCTCCCCGCTGTGCGGCCGATGGGAAACAACCGCTGCGACATCGAGGGAGGAAGTGTTTACAGAAGTGATTTAGTGCGAATTTGCcctttaacaaaaatatttaaagaagtGAATATCACACCATCTGCCTCCGTGTCCTTCACCGTGACTGTTTTTGCTAACTTCAGAGTATTTGACCCACttacaattttttctttttttctttcttgttcacCAGACTCAACCAACAGTGACTCGGCTAAATCAAAGGTAACGGCTCCTTTCCAACTTCACTCTGGTTGTGCGACTCATCTCACATACAAGGATGTATGTAAATAAGACATGGACTCAgtaacatttctttcttctttagGCGTCGTGGGGGTCAAAGAAGGACCTGAGAGCGAAGGACTTCCTGGCTCTGTCCATCATGTCAGCTGTGACGGGCCGCAAGCGCAGGAAGCGGCACAACGGCCGCCGCGTGGGCAGCAGCACCGACGACGACTCGGAGCACGAGCCGGTCAAGGCGGGACATCtaggggcagaggaggaggaggaggaagaggaggccgaGTCGCCCGGGGGAGACACCGCTCCTCgggcggagggagaggaggatgacgacgacgaagaggaagaagaagaagaagaggaggaggaggaggaagatgaggaagtcGTAGAAAGCGGAGTGAAAGGGGAGGTAGAGCCAGAGGCGGTGGCGGTCGCTCCCAGTCGGCCGTGCtgtaaagaggaagaggaggcgggagggaggcgggcagcgctgctgctgcaggaggaagaggctcGGGCGGAGGTGAAGGGGCGGCCGTGGCGAGCGCCGGAGGACGCGCGCTCTATCGTTTCCGGTTACTCCACCCTCTCCACGTTGGGCCGCAGCCTGGGCTCAGAGGGGAGGGGCGACGACGCCGACGACGAGCACAGCGAGCTGGTGAGCGAGACGGACAACGAGAGCGGCTTCGCCTCGCGCTCGCTCACCCAGGAGAGACCCGCCAAACACCCGACCGCACCCGTGAGCACgcagacggcggcggcggcggcgcccccGCGCAGCTTCCTCTACACACACTACAAACCCCCGGTTCTGTCGCCCACCAACCTGCTCGCCCCGCCCACGCCGCTCTCGCACACGCCAGACTCTGCggagaggagtgaaggaggggCGCGCTCCACCACGCCCTCGTCCTCCACCAATCACAGGCTGCACTCGCGGCCGTCGTTCAACTCCCACAAGCTGATCCAGTGCGACACTCTGGCCCGGAAGAAGCTGAAGTCGGAGAAGGCCAAGGCGCGCTCCCTGGACCTGCTGGAGCTGTCCGAGGCCGTCGCTCAGTGCGGCGGCGTGGCCGCCCCCGGGTCGGACGGCGCCGCTCCCAGAGTGAGGAGGGACACCTCCAGAACCAACCCCTCGTCGGGCAGCAGCCAGGAGAGCATGCGCCTGTCCCGGCCCAAGCCCGCGCTGCCGCCCCCCAGCGAGGCCGCCTCCTTCACCCCGACCGGTCCCGGCGGCAGGTCTCTGGCCGAGCACGTCCGCGCTCGCCTGCTGGGCTCGGCCGACGACCTGCGCATCGTGGGACTGCGGAAGCCGCTGTCGCCCGAGACGCGGCGGAAGAGACGGGCCTGGCGCAGACACACCGTGGTGGCCTCGCCGACCGAGATGTCCGACAAGAGACCCCCACTGATCGTCAATGATTTCCCCTTGTCTCCCTACGGTCAAAACCAGCTCAAGACACCGGGGCTGCCTCGGGACGCAGACGCCCTCGAACAAGGACCAGCTACATGTCAGGTACCCACCTCCAATTTCCACCAGTACCTGTGAGCCCTGCCAGCTGACCCCAactccccccaacccccactgCAAGGACAAGAGGCCGAAGCTGCTGACTCTGGGGAGAGGGGGGTGTTAGCCGAGCAGAGTTGTGGTTAGTTGCCAGGTGCAACACAGTGTGTACCAATGAAACGCACCCTGTTCTCTCTTTTTGCGATAAGCTCCGTTTGCATGGCGAAGGGGCGTTCCAGCGTTGCCAAAGCTTTTTTcgtttttctccccttttcctgTACGTGCGCGTGCTTTTTATAGAGATAACACAGGAacaggacagagacacaaacagacctCATCACAATCAAACGTCACACAGCCAAGAATTCTCCTTTCGAGTGAAATCCACAGCATCGTTCccgtctcttctctttcccccagCCTGGCTCACAGGTCGACATAAATCAAAgggtgaaaccccccccccccttcaagtgaccagaggaggaggaggatgtaaACCTTCCTCTGGTGCTTGAGAGAATGGTGCTTCTTTAACAAAGTGGAATTACAAATTGTCtccaaataaatatatatatatgtatatatatatatttatttaatagtCAGGTTAAAACTATTTCAAGAGGGCTGTGGATTGATTTTTCATATCAGTCTTCCTAATCTCAGACCAcaaacactgtaacacactctGGTTTATTATTCTCCAAACAGTAGAAACActaggtcacacacacacacacacacacagaagtcgtctctctctctcgctcgctctctctctctctctctctctctctctctctacgtgTTAATAATGtcttatgtgttgttgtttttttttgcgcaaaacaatatttgtgaTAATGTCTGATGAGCGTCCAGGTGTTTTTTGTGTCGGAACAATTTTTGTAACATTTGTACAAAGCCTTTGTTAAGTTAACCcttgtaaatataaatattacgTTATCgaaaatttagtttttaacgttttttttaaagtccttttTTATGgtttacaaaaaaagcaaaaatgagtGCGTACAAGTGCACAGTCATTTCTTTCAAGATGTTACTTGAAATGTTTTCCCttaatatattctttttttgttttatattatctccatatatatatatatatatatatgcatatatatatatatatgcatatatatatatatatatgcatatatatatatatatgcatatatatgtatatatatatatgcatatatatatatgcatatatatatatgcatatatgcgTATATGTATTGTATCAaagttaaaagaagaaaaaaaacttttattgtgATTCCACCTCTTAGGTGTGCCGATGTTCAGAGGAGATGAGATAAACGCGACAAACACCGGTTCCTTATTCCTTCATCGATGGCCTTTCTCTCTGATTCTCAGCACTGTGCAGAAAAACTTTTATCTTCCTGAGATAAAGGGCTTATTAATAAGTTTATATCTGGtgactatatatacatatgtatattcAGCGATGTTGCATCAACATGTagcaagtgaaaaaaagaaatgtaatctgGTAATTATGACTTTATATTGGAGGCAGGCAGCTCGGAGCCAAACTGTGACAGAGGAACCTCATGATGTGCTTTTGTTGACTCATGTCTGGGATTACTGAGCATTGCCTTTACACATTTTCCCCACTTTCCCTCCTCTGGGGGTTCATCATCCGTCTGCACGTTTATTACCTCGAGGTTTACACGAGCGGGCGTTTTCCATAAGGTCGGGCCTCCAATAAAAACCTTCGCCTGAGGAAATGAATCCAGATaatctattgtttttttccccacccggCTCCCTGAGTCACCAGAGACTCGCCTGTTTTTATgcgaccaaaaaaagaaaaaaacggtgaaaactaaaataataataatgataataataataaattttaatttattgtctttgtcttACCTCAAGATATTTTCTACAAGTGCCTGATTTCttggaatgtgtttttttccgttCTGCAGTGCCATGTTTGGTTCtcatctttttccattttcgtcgtcgtcgttgttgttgttgttgttgctcggtctcctcctctcctctggttgATGGTATAACTAAAAAGCACTGACCCAAAGATGTGTACGTCCAAAATACAAGTGGTCGAACCGAGaggaaattaaagaaaagaaaagaagaagaagcacactTCAAGCCAAGGACACGTCTATGCACTCTCTTTGTCAGGCATTAACAGCTATTACCGATGCTGCCAAGAGGGAAACACGCATAGTTTTCTCTTAACAAACTGAAGCAATCTCTCCACAGTGTGTGAATAAGGTACACCTAACCAGCCCCCTACCCCTAACCCTGCATTACATCATGCCAAGACAACATCAGGAACCCAGAGCCCAACTTCACCGGATTGGAAAActcagcagtttgtgtgtgtgtgtgcgtcgtcgtcgtcgtcgtctgaAACCGTGATCCAACCTAAATGTGTCGTTGTCGTATTTCAAAAACATCTTTTGTACATACTTATCTTCATTATGTAACATACTGTATTGTGTACATTTGGAATTGCTTTTCGAGTATAactgatatgaaaatgaatagacttttaaaagaaaagactgtcCGCCTGAAACCATTTCCCCCCTCATGGCTGTGTGCTTTAACGCAAGGTTATATGATGTAAATAAACAGaactatgtttaaaaaaagaaatatgtgcaCGTTTGTCTTAGAGATTTTTTGGAAGACACGCGATGACAGGCAGGATGAGGGTCGTGCTGAATGGCGCCCTCTGGaggctgcctctgctgcacaggTAGGAAACTTCATCTAAAACTATTGAGGCTCTGCCATAACATATGTGACTATATTTTCCTATTTACTGAATCTATGAATAATAAAGGATATTTTAAAACTAGAATCATTTTTGCCAAAATTCAGAGCTCTTGAAGCAGACCCTTAAGCTTTTGTCGTCGCCAGCACTTCTCTTACGGAACAAAAAAGTAATTCAAAGGcgtaataaataaataaacccatGTTGCATAATAACATCCGTAATAGATTTAAAGTCAGTCAGTCTCCACTCATGAGTGAGTTAAAGAGCATGTCCAtcccatccccccacccctcctcctcctcctggcccCAGTCTGTTTCTCTGGGCCCAGTTCAGGATCCTCATGAGGAAAAAGGCTCAGTGATTATTTGCATGctgacaaaataacaacaacaaaaacaagtatGGAGTGGCTTCTTCACGCAACAGCTCTTATGAACCACTTCCTGTATTTTTggaagcaggttttttttttcttcttcattttcctttcGACAACACATGACAGGTTTAAGCAGAATTTCAAAATTTTATTTGAACTTAATGTTATTAACACAACTGTTAAAAATGGTTCCACTCTGGAATTTACTGCCGTAAAAACAGTCTTTGAAAATCAATTAGCTGTAATTTGttattcagatttttctgtgggggggggggggggggggggggggcgcaacatacagtgttttgttttgtttttttaattgaaaaatgaaacgGTAGATGTAAATGGTTACCTACGAAGTCTAAACCAACAAAATATCCTCGTGATGTCAAATACATTCTCTTTATAAAAAGAATCTCTTGTTTTTCGACGCATTTAAATTTCttcttgaaaaacaaataataacaacaacaataacaacaacaacaacaggacacCCTCACAGTCcgaatagaaaaagaaaagtcaagtaTTGCATTGCAAATGCAAGGACTTAAAAGTCCagatgacaagaaaaaaaaatgatttacagaaaactgaggacactttttttttttttccttctttttttttcttaaatgcaATATAGTCCCATGTGTTTTTACCTCTCGTCCCCACTTGGCTGGCGTCCCCCTAGTTGGTAGCCACCTGGGCCCGCAGCAGGAGCTCCGTGTTCTGCGCCCTCAGTCTCTCCAGCTCCCGCTCCAGCTCGCGCAGCCGGACCAGGGAGCTCTCCGCGGTCAGGCCCCCGGGGGGCTCCGCGGCGCGCCGCAGCCGggtgttctcctcctccagccgggACATGcacttctccagctccaggtaCTCCTGCACCAGCTCCTGCTTGGTCATGTTCTGCAGGCTCTCGACGTGGTACATCTCGTAGGTCTCGGAGAAGTCCCTCTGGAGGAACTCCCCGCCGGCGTTGCCGGGCCTGCCGATGCCgtcgctgccgccgccgccgccgctgccgtcgCCGTCGTCCTCTTCGTCGTGGTGGTGGTTGCTGTCGCACAGGTCCTCCTCGCTGCCCGTGTCCTCCATGCGCACGCCGAGGCCCGAGGTCCGCTTGGCCCCGCTCTCGGTGTTGAGGTCGGGCTCCTCGCGGTCGTGCTCGTCCATCAGGAACTGCGTGGTGTTGTACGGCGCCACCGGGAGCCCCTTGGCGAACATCTCCTCCCTCAGCCGCGACGCCCTGgccgtctccttctcctccagcgcTTTCCGCTCATCCCACGAAAGTTTGTAGTAGGGCTTCCAGTTGCGCCGCTTCCTGGTGGTCCTGCGCCGGTGCCTCTTCTTGCCCAGACGCGAGTCCACGCCGGTGTCGGAGTCGATGAGCAAGCCCCCTTCTTCTCGCACCTGGTTCAAAGTGTCCTGCAGCGGCGTGTCCTCGCCGTTCGCCGCCCGCGCGTGGAGCTCGCCGTCCGCCGCACGCGCGTCGGCTCTCGGGTGCTGCCGAGCTCCGATCGGGCACTCGGATGGCTCGTTTCCGGCGACGAAGGCGGGGCACACGCCCCTCTGACCGCGTCTCGTTTGCCACAACTTGTCTGTGTTGATATCTGCTCCGCAGCCCTCCgcccgctgctgccgccgcctctgctctctctgccgCCCCCTGTCGCCGTTCACCGGCACGCCGCGGTCGCCGACCACCGGGAGATGCTCCGGCGCGTCCCCGCTGCTCCCACCTGACGGGCTGCCCGAAGTCTTCAGGTGCTGATGGGTCCGCTGCTCCATTGGTTCTGTCATCCTGATGATCCACTCGGCTTTCGTTTTAACACATTCTTCTTAAAATGATCTTCATTCTTTCGAATCGGGGcctaaataataatttaaaaa from the Scophthalmus maximus strain ysfricsl-2021 chromosome 17, ASM2237912v1, whole genome shotgun sequence genome contains:
- the hexim1 gene encoding protein HEXIM1 yields the protein MTEPMEQRTHQHLKTSGSPSGGSSGDAPEHLPVVGDRGVPVNGDRGRQREQRRRQQRAEGCGADINTDKLWQTRRGQRGVCPAFVAGNEPSECPIGARQHPRADARAADGELHARAANGEDTPLQDTLNQVREEGGLLIDSDTGVDSRLGKKRHRRRTTRKRRNWKPYYKLSWDERKALEEKETARASRLREEMFAKGLPVAPYNTTQFLMDEHDREEPDLNTESGAKRTSGLGVRMEDTGSEEDLCDSNHHHDEEDDGDGSGGGGGSDGIGRPGNAGGEFLQRDFSETYEMYHVESLQNMTKQELVQEYLELEKCMSRLEEENTRLRRAAEPPGGLTAESSLVRLRELERELERLRAQNTELLLRAQVATN